The genomic region GACCACGCCGCTGATCTTTCTCAGCGCGGTGAACGCCTCGGCGTAGCCGTCAAGACCACCCACGCCGGCGGGGACGAAGGCGCCCGCGGAGTCGTTCATGCCGATGACCGGGATCCCTTTCTCGCCTGCCATGTAGAAGAGGCGGGCCAGCTTGTTGCCGTTGGTGGCGTCCATGGAACCGGCGCGCACGGTGAAGTCGTGGCCGTACACGGCGACGTCGCGGCCGTGGATGTTGAGGATGCCGGTCACGAGCGAAGCGCCGTCCAGGTTCTTGCCCCAGTTCTGGAACAGGATGTTCGGCTCCTCCTCGGTCAGGACGCGGATCCTTTCCCAGACGGTCATGCGCTTCTTGAAATGCTGTTTTTCGATCTGGTCGATGCTCACCGACTTGACCGGGCGCTGGATCAGGTCGTAGCCTGCCTGCATCGCCTCTTCGTAGCCGCCAGTGGCGCGGGAGATCTCCCCCGGGATGTTGAACTCGACCTTCTCGCCGGCGTCGAACGGGTTTTTCAATGAGGGCTGAATAAAGGTATTAGACATTGCTGGCATCCTTCTGGTCGTTGGGATTTTGCATCTCGTGCGGGGTCACTGCGGAACTCATCTACGTCCTCCTGTTGATTGATATTAAAAAAGTGTTGTACTTTTTGAGTATCGCTAAAAATCCCCCTGCCTCAGTTAGCGAAAACGTAAGATGCGGTCCGCAGAAGGGAGCAGTTGCACGTTTTCGTGAAGCATCCCGCAAAGCCATGGCAGGCGGCGGGGGAAAGGCCCGTTGCTCCCGCGGAAACGTATACGCTTCGGTGCAGACAAGGGGACTGGCGCTTCTTCTCAGGTTTTACGTGGAACGGGAGGGGGTGCTGCAGTGGAGAAAGATGTCCGGTTAGCCGAGCCGGGGGAGGATGAGCCCCAGCAGCCTGGCGCCAAGGGGTTGGTATCGTCAAACTGCATTTAATGCAGAACGAACTTGGCCTGCTGCTCTTATAGTCTCAGTAAACGAACTGTTGTTTTACTAAAAAAATGACCGTACTGTACATAAAGATTTGCTTGGCAAATGTCAATAAGAAAAAGCGTGTATACGCCCTTCGTATAGGGATTACAGGGGGTTGTGAAGCAGGGAAAAATTGCGGAAAAAAAGCGGGGGGGAGGCGGCTGACAGGGTAGCCCTGTCAGCGCCTCATTTTGCGGGCCAAAAGTTCCACGGTATGCAATACCTTCGTTTTATCTCCGGCCTGTTTCAGGCCGTCGGAGAGCTGCATGATGCAGCCGGGGCAGCCGGTGACCACGGCGTCGGCGCCGGTTGCGATGATCGCGGCGCTCTTGCTTGCGTTGATGTCGAGCGAGCTTTCGTAGTGGTAGACGTTGAAGGTCCCGCCCAGGCCGCAGCAGCGGTCGGCCCCTTCCATCTCCACCAGTTCCAGTCCCGGCGTCTTGTTGAGGAGCGCGCGCGGCTGTTTTGTGATGCCGGCCGTCCTGTGGTGGCAGGGGTCGTGGTAGGTGATGCGCATGCCGGCGCCGGCGCCGGTCTCTTCCGGTGCGAGGCCGAGTTTCTGCAGCAAGACCGCGGCATCCACCGTCTTGTCGGCGAGTGCCTGGAGCCGCTGTTTCAGTTCGGGGTTGCGCTTGCCCACCACCAGGGGGTAGAGCTTGTGCAGCGCGCCGCCGCAGGTGGCGCAGGCGGTCATCACGTAGTCGGCCTCATGCGCCTCCATGGCGGCGAGGTTCATCTCGGCCAGTTCGCGCACCGTGTCGAGGTCGCCGCCGGACATGCCCGGAAGCCCGCAGCACTGCTGCCCCTTCGGGATGATGACGGTGCAGCCTAAGTGGCGGAACAGGGCGAGGGTTGCCTCACCGATCTCGGTGTAGACGAAGTTGGTCATGCAGCCGACGAAGAAGACGATCCTCGGTTTACCCGGCTCCCCCTGGATCACCTCGGGGTGGCGCTTCATAAACGGCTTCTTGGCGATCTGCGGGATATGGCGGCTCCCCCCGAGAAACGGCATGGGGAAACGGAGCCTGAGCCCGGAGGTGGCCGGGACCTTCCGGAAGAAGAGGGGGCCGAGGACTGCGGCTGCGAGGGCGCCGAAGTTCATCACCTTCCGGTTTTTGATCACCTGTCCCACCGCCTTGTGGAAGGTGGTGAGACCGCGCCTTTGCGCCAGCGCCTCGCGTGCGGCGATCACTATCTCGTCGGTTGGTACCTGGTTCGGGCACTTCTCCACGCAGCTGCCGCACAGAAGGCACTTGGACATGGCGGAGTAGGTCCCGTCGTCCAGCGTTATGTCCCCCTTGCAAAGGTGCTGCGCCAGGGCAACCTTGCCGCGGGCCGTGGCTGGCTCGCGCTGGAAGGTGCTGAAGGCGGGGCAGTGGGCGCGGCAGGCGCCGCATTTCACGCATTTCTTCATCTCTGCTGCCACCCGCTCGAGCGGGTCGATCTGCTTCTTGGTCATCTAGGTTCTCGCTTCGGCTGCTGCAATGGGCTGCATGGACCTTATGGACGGAATGGACTGGGTGGACTGCATGGACGTTGCACCCGTTGTCAATTGTCCATTGTCAATAGTCAATTGGTTTCACACCGGCAGCATCTTGCCGGGGTTGAGGATGTTCTTCGGGTCGAGGGCCGCCTTGATCGCCTTCATCGCGGCAACCTGGTCGGCGGAAAGCTCCATCGGTATGTACGGCTGCTTCGCAAGCCCCACGCCATGCTCGCCTGACATGGTCCCGCCCAGGTCGAGCGCTGCCTGGAACACCTCCTTGATCGCCTCGTGCGCCTTCTCCAGCTCCCCCGGCACCCGCTTGTCGATCATGATGTTGACGTGGATATTGCCGTCGCCTGCGTGGCCGAAGTTGACGATCGGGATGTCGTAGCGCTTCTGGATCACCTCGATGCGCCTGATGACGTCGGGAACCTTGCTCCTCGGCACCACAATGTCCTCGTTGAACTTGTCCGGGTTCACGTCCCTTAAGGACGGGGAGACCAGTCGGCGCACCCGCCACAGTTCCTCGCTTTCGGCGGCGTCCTTGGCGACTCGGAACTGCACGAGGCCCAGCGGCTCTATCAGTTTATGGATCTGCCCCGCCTGCTTCTCGATCAGCTCGCGGTCGCCGTCCACCTCGATCAGGAGCACCGCGCGGCCGCTGTCGGGAAGGCCCAGGTTGAAGCGGCGCTCCACGCAGGTGAGCGTCGCGTGGTCCATGAACTCAAGCGTGGTAGGTATGATCTTGTTCTTGATGATGGTCGAAACCGCGCGGGCGGCGCCGTCGATGGAATCGAAGACGGTCAGCATGGTCTTCTTGGCGTCGGGGTAGGGGAGGAGCTTGAAGATGATCTTGGTGATCACCCCGAGGGTTCCCTCCGAGCCGCAGATCAGCTTGGTAAGGTCGTAGCCCACCACCCCCTTCACCGTCTCTCCGCCGGTGCGGATTACCTCCCCGGTGGGAAGGACCACTTCCAGCCCCATCACGAAGTCCTTGGTCACGCCGTACTTGACGGCACGTGGCCCGCCGGCACACTCGGCGACGTTTCCCCCAAGGGTCGAGAACTTGAGCGACGCGGGATCGGGAGGGTAGAAGAGCCCCAGTTTCTCCACCGCCATCTGGAAGGTCTCGGTCACGACCCCCGGCTCCACCTCGGCAACAAGGT from Citrifermentans bremense harbors:
- a CDS encoding (Fe-S)-binding protein, which translates into the protein MTKKQIDPLERVAAEMKKCVKCGACRAHCPAFSTFQREPATARGKVALAQHLCKGDITLDDGTYSAMSKCLLCGSCVEKCPNQVPTDEIVIAAREALAQRRGLTTFHKAVGQVIKNRKVMNFGALAAAVLGPLFFRKVPATSGLRLRFPMPFLGGSRHIPQIAKKPFMKRHPEVIQGEPGKPRIVFFVGCMTNFVYTEIGEATLALFRHLGCTVIIPKGQQCCGLPGMSGGDLDTVRELAEMNLAAMEAHEADYVMTACATCGGALHKLYPLVVGKRNPELKQRLQALADKTVDAAVLLQKLGLAPEETGAGAGMRITYHDPCHHRTAGITKQPRALLNKTPGLELVEMEGADRCCGLGGTFNVYHYESSLDINASKSAAIIATGADAVVTGCPGCIMQLSDGLKQAGDKTKVLHTVELLARKMRR
- a CDS encoding FAD-binding oxidoreductase → MLDARILQQLTEIVGSENIAATPQDLICYGYDATQMEFLPDCVVHPDGSEEVSRILKLANQEGFPVFPRGAGSGFTGGALPKGGGVVLVTTRMNRILRIDTDNLVAEVEPGVVTETFQMAVEKLGLFYPPDPASLKFSTLGGNVAECAGGPRAVKYGVTKDFVMGLEVVLPTGEVIRTGGETVKGVVGYDLTKLICGSEGTLGVITKIIFKLLPYPDAKKTMLTVFDSIDGAARAVSTIIKNKIIPTTLEFMDHATLTCVERRFNLGLPDSGRAVLLIEVDGDRELIEKQAGQIHKLIEPLGLVQFRVAKDAAESEELWRVRRLVSPSLRDVNPDKFNEDIVVPRSKVPDVIRRIEVIQKRYDIPIVNFGHAGDGNIHVNIMIDKRVPGELEKAHEAIKEVFQAALDLGGTMSGEHGVGLAKQPYIPMELSADQVAAMKAIKAALDPKNILNPGKMLPV